The region TGCAGGCGGGCGTGCGTCTTACCGGTGGAAACGCCAAGCAGCTTTCAGATCAGATTCTGGCAAAGTGGTTATCTCCTTCATCCCCTGAACATATGCCTAGCCATCGTGCATTAGCTGTCTTTTGTGACGTTGTTGGCAGTCTTGAGCCTTTGGCGGTTCAGGCTGCCGTGCATGGTGGCACTGTGATTGATGAGTCGCAGAGGCTGCGTCTGGAGCAGGCGGAAGTTGAAGACCAGATCAAAGCGTTACAGCGTCGTAAAAAACAACTGGAGTCAATTCGATGATTGGGAATGCACATGCGGCAACCGGAGCCGGAATACACCGTCAGCCGTATCGGATCAGAGAATTTCTGGACGCACGCGGATTGTCAATGACTGATGTTGCACGACAGGTCGGGGTTAGCCCTCAGGCTGTTGCGGCAACGGTAAGAGGCAGACGCAATCACCGCAAGGTTCTGAAAGCCTTGCTGGAGATGGGATGCCCTGCAGATGTGCTGAGCTTGCCGGCGGATTTGCAACAGAGGAGCGTGGCATGAGCACCCAAAAGGTAGTCGCCAGTATTTGCCGCAATGGCATTGTCCGGATTGATACAAAGTGTGGTAATGGCGCAATCCCCCTGTGTTATGGGCCTATACCTGCCGTGACAAGTGTTGTGGGATTGCATTGTACCCTCTGCTACGACGGCAAGGGGTATAAATACAGTCCCGTTACGCTGGAGGCTGACGACAACAAAGCGTTGAAGATGGTTGTAGATTTATCCCGCGCAATGGCTGAGGGCGTTGCGTTCTATTCGCATCAGTCCCCGGAGTTTTGGACGGTTGATGGTTCTTAACAGTCAGGGCCGGAACTCACAACGCGAGAGTATTTATGACGATGTACAAGGACGCATACACCACCAAAGAGCTTATAGCTCATCTGAACCTGTCTCAAGCTAAGGGAGTGCTAGCCAAGGCTAAGCGCGAAGGCTGGCAGTCCCGGCCTCGTAAAGGGCGCGGGGGTGGCAACGAGTGGCTGGTGGAATCTATGCCAAAGGCCACTCGTCGGGCCATAGCTGCCGGCCTGCTGCGTATGCAAGACCCTGATTCCGGCAGAGTGCCAGCTGTGCCGGATGCTGCCGGAACCGGGCGCCGGGCGGGCATTGCCTCACGCCTTGGCAATCTTTCGGGCCTCAGCAAACGGCAGCGCGAAGTCGCAACTGCCAGACTGGCCTTTGTGCGTGAAGTTCATCGGCTGATGGGCGTTGTAGGAAAAGAAGCGGCCATACAGAGCCTTGTCAGCGCAGCGGCAGATGGCAGCCTTGCTTTGCATCTGCAACAGCTGGTTTCCGTAGCCAATGACAAGACCGGCAACGGTAAGGCAAAGCGCGGCATTTCACGCCGCAGGCTGTATGCGTGGTGCAGCGATTATGAACGCGGCGGCGAGGAAGCTCTGGCACCTAAGCACCGGCAGCCGGACTATACCGTACCGGACTGGGCACCGCTTTTTTTGAGCTTTTTTCAGCAACCGCAAAAGCCATCTATGGTGCAGGCTCATAAAGACCTGCTTGCCGCGTATGAAAGCGGCAAGCTGACCGGTAAGGCGCCCTCTCTGGATGCAGTGCGCCGCTGGGCCAAAAAAGTGGCACTGCCGGAGCTTTCACGGGGCCGGAAAACGGGCAATGCCCTGCTTTCCATGGCTCCATGCAAGCGGCGTTCAACAACGCATATGCTGCCCACAGATTGCTACACAGCCGACGGAACTACTTTTGATGCAGAGGTGCGCAACCCACTGAACGGCCGACCATTCAAGCCGGAAGTTACCCTGGTGCTGGATGTCGCCACGAGGCGGTGCGTTGGCATTTCGCTGAGCATGTCTGAAAACATGCAGAGCGTACTTGATGCGTTGCGCATGGCGTGCATGTTCGGTGGCATCCCTGCCATGTTTTATGCCGACAACGGCCCCGGTTACGACAATCTGCAACTGTCGACCGAGGGGACGGGCATTCTTACCCGACTGGGTATTGAGCGGGCTGCATCCTTACCCGGTCGCCCGCAGGGCAAAGGGCTGATGGAACGGGCTGTGGGCACCATCTGCGAGCCTGTGGCCAAACGCCTGCCGTCATGCACGCATAGTGACATGGACAAGGACGCAGCGAAGAAGGTGTACAAAATCACCAGAGAAGCCTTGAAGCGTAAGGTGCAGACAGCGTTCTTGCCCAGCTGGGAAGACTTTAAGGAGCTGATGCTTGAACGTGTTGTGGAATATAACGCCACACCGCACCGTGCGCTGCCTAAAATAACAGATGAAACAGGCCGCCGGAGACATATGTCGCCTGACGAGTGCTGGGAACACCACGTGCAAAACGGCTTTGAACCGGTGCGCGTGCCCGAAGATATGAAGGATGAGCTGGAAGACACCTGCGTGCGGCGTGATGATTACAGTTCTATGCGCGCCGAGGTCATGTCCCGGCTGGAGCGCATGGATGCCAAACTTGACCGGTTGATAGAACGCGACGGAGCCAGAAATGCACGATGAGAAGCCTACGGAAGCACGAACACAGGAGCTGATGCTGCTGGAGCGTATGGACGCCAAACTTGATGCACTGGATAAGCGTATGGATGGCATGGACAGGCGTGCGGCCAGTGCCGGGGCAGTGGCAGGGGGTGTTGCCGGCGGTATTACCGGTGCCCTTGTAGCTTCCAGTATCGCCTACATTAAAGCAACACTTGGATGGTAACCCATGGCCCACGCGGAAGAAACGCGCCGTGCGGTGCGTAGCGCCTATATTTATGACCAGCTGCCGTTAGAGCGTGCGGCAGTTGCGGGCGGGGTGCCTGCGTCCACAGCCGCCCGCTGGAAGCGTAAAGCCAAGGCCGAAGGCGACGACTGGGACAAGGCCCGCCTTGCCTGTGCCCTCATGTCCGGCGCTACCGGCGGTGTGGAAAGTGTCACCCGCCAGATGCTTGCCGACTATCTGGTGCAGCACAAAGCATTAATAGATCAATTACGTGATGATACGGACAGTGAGCTAAGCGCCGCACAAAAGGCGGATATACTGGCCAGCCTTGCCGACAGCTTTAACAAAACCGTATCCGCCTGCCGCAAGGTTATGCCTGAAACAAATGAACTGGCCATCGCTTTGGAAGTGCCCGCCATTATTGAGGCTGTAACCGGCATCAAACTGGCAGTTGCCGCACCGCGTGGCGAGGCGAAAAGCACCTATGTGGCGCTGTTTTTTGTACTGTGGTGCGTTGTTACCCAGCGTAAGCACTATATTTTGTTGATAGCTGACGCGCTGACGCAGGCCGCCGCCCTGCTGGAAGCTGTCAAGGTTGAGCTGGAAGCGAATCCGCGGCTAGCCATGGACTTTGCAGAGGCCTGCGGGCGCGGCCGTGTGTGGAACGAAGCGACCACAGTAACCGCCGGTAATATCAAACTGCAGGCTCTGGGCGCCGGCAAGCGTATGCGCGGGCTGCGTCATGGCCCGTACCGGCCTGATCTGGCCATTCTGGACGATCTGGAAAACGACGAGAACGTACAGAAACCCGAGCAACGCGACAAGCTGCAGGGCTGGCTGCAGCGTACTGTCTTATCGCTGGGACCAGCCGACGACAGCATGGATGTTATCTATGTGGGTACCATCCTGCACTATGACAGCGTGCTTGCCCGCACCATGAAAAAGCCCATGTGGCGGTCCAAAGCCTTTCGCGCCATCGTCACCTGGCCTGAACGCATGGACTTGTGGGACAAGTGGGAAAACCTGCTGCAGGCGGAAGGTCAGGAGTCCGCCGACCGTTTTTACAACGAGAACACACAGGCCATGCAGCGCGGTGCGGTGGTGTCGTGGCCGGCCATGCGTCCGCTGTACAAGCTGATGCTCAAACGGGCAGAAGACCATAGCGCCTTTGATGCCGAACAGCAGAACGATCCGCTTTCTTCCGACAGCGCCCCTTTTGCCGCCTGTATTGCCTTCTGGGTGGACAGGCGCAGCGACTGGCTGCTGTTCGGCGCGGTGGACCCATCACTGGGCAAGCATGGTGCCGGCCGTGACCCATCGGCCATTCTGGTAGGCGGATTCAACCGTGCCAGCATGACGCTGGATGTGGTGGAAGCCCTTATCCGCAAGCGGCATCCCGACAGGATAATCGAAGACATTATTGCCATTCATCTGCAGTACCGCTGCCTGATGTGGGCGGTAGAGGCTGTGCAGTTTCAGGAATTTTTTGCGCATGTCCTGACCCAGCGCGCAGCGGAAAGGGGGATTCCCCTGCCTGTCCGGCCCATCACCAACAGTACCGACAAACTGCTGCGCATTGAAACGCTGCAGCCCTATATGGCTCAGGGGCGCATCAGAGTGCATTCCAGCCAGAATACGCTGATTGACCAGTTACGGCACTTTCCCAAAGCAGATCACGATGACGGCCCGGATGCCCTTGAAATGCTCTGGCGTCTGGCATCGGGCGGTTTTGTAAGCTTGAGGGACGCTTTTGAAGCCGTTCCGCAGGCGAATGCCTTCAGGGGAATGTCTGACATCGAGGAGGATTCCCGTGGTTTCTTTTAATGACCTTATGCAAGCTGCACGCGGCTTTGTGCGTTCGGCACTGGCCAAGGGGCTGCAGCAGACCGATGGATACTCCGCCGTCGGCACGCTGGAAGTGCTGAACAAATGGGCCAACCTGACACACGGGCTGACGCCTGCACGCCTGCGCACCATACTGCAGTCGGCCGATGAAGGTGAAATACTGGAGCAGCACAAACTGTTTGCCGATATGGAAGACCGTTGCGACCATCTGGCGGCAGAGTTGTCCAAGCGCAAGCGCGCTCTCCTGACGCTGGACTGGGACATTCAGCCGGGGCGTGCAGGAGATGCCAAGGCGGAACGGGTAGCGGAAGCGGTTAAAGAACAGTTTGAAGCCCTCAGCAATGTGGAAGACCTGATGCTGGATATGGCTGACGCCATAGGCCACGGCTTTGCCGCGCTTGAAATCGAATGGGGCCGCGAAGGATCGCTGCACCTGCCGCAGGCTTTTCATTTCCGCCCGCAGACGTGGTTTCAGACGCACCCGAATAATTTGAACAGCCTCCGGCTGCGTGATGGCACATCAGAAGGCGCAGAGCTTCTCCCCTTCGGCTGGGTGCTGCATGTGCACCGTTCACGTTCCGGCTGGCTGCCCCGTGCCGGTCTGTTCCGTGTACTGGCGTGGAGCTTTCTGCTGCGTGAATATGCACTGTCCGCCCATGCCGCATATGTTGACGTGCATGGCCTGCCGTTCCGCCTGGGCAAATACCCCCCCGGCAGCAGCAAGGAAGATAAAGCCGCTTTGCGTCGGGCGCTGCAGTATCTGGGGCGCGATGCTTCCGGCATTATTCCTCAGGGGATGGAAATCCTGTTTGAAACGCCGGCCAACAGCAGCCATGATCATTTCGGGGCGCTGGCAGACCGCTGCGAACGCGGCATGAGCAAAGCCATTCTGGGGGGCACGCTGACCAGTCAGGCCGACGGAAAAACCAGCACCAATGCCCTGGGCAACGTGCATAACGAAATCAGGCATGACCTGCTGATCTCCGATGCGCTGCAGCTGGCCGGTACGTTGACGCGTCAGGTGCTGGCGCCGCTGGCCATCCTCAACAGCGGTGTAAACGACCCGCGTCTGCTGCCGTGGTTCCGCTTTGATACGCGTGAGGCAGAAGACTTGACCCAGTATGCCGATGCGCTGCCGAAGCTCGCTGCGGTCATGCGCATTCCGGCGTCATGGGTGCATGAAAAACTTAAAATTCCTGTGGCCGGCAAGGATGAAGACATTCTTATGCCTGTTGCGCCTGCAGCCAGCCCCGCAGTGCCTGCAGCTCTGGCAGCGTTGTCTGCTGTTGCAGCACCGGCAGGTGGTGATGCCTACCCCGACCAGACTGCGGTGGACGCTGTTCCCGTGCCGGATAAAGAGCTGCATAAGGCTATGGAAGCCATGCTGGCCCCCTTGATGGATGAGGTGCGGCAGGGAGCTGACCCCGCTGATCTGCTCGGAAGACTGGGGGAACTGTATCCGCAGATGGACGGCGGGCAGCTGGAAGACTTGCTGGCGCGGGCCTTGTTTGTGGCCGAAGTGTGGGGCAGCCTCAGTGCCTCTGACGAACAGCGTCCGGACTCATAGTATGCCGCAGCCTGTGAACCTTTCTTATGCCATCGGCCTGCCGCCCGCCGATGCCATCGCCTACTTTGAATCAAAGGGCTATGCCGTAACTGCCAACTGGCATGAGATGTGGCAGCAGGCCCATGCCCGTGCGTTTACCGTGGCCGGTGTGGCAAAGCTGGATGTGCTGGAAGATATACGCAATGCCCTTGCGGTAAAATTGCGCGAAGGCAAAAGCGAGCGCTGGTTCATGCAGCAGCTGGAACCCGTATTGCGCAAAAAAGGCTGGTGGGGCAAACGGCTGGAACAAGGCGCGGACGGTACCCCGCGTGTCGTGCGCATGGGCAGTCCGGCACGGCTGCGGCTTATCTTTCGTCAGAATGTACAGACAGCATACATGGCCGGCCGGTACAGACAGCAGCGGCAAAATGCTGCTGCCCGCCCGTACTGGCAGTATGTGGCGGTGCTGGATGCGAAAACGCGCCCGGCGCACAGCGCCCTGCACGGCAGAGTGTTTGCCCATGATGATGCCTTTTGGGGCAGCCATTACCCGCCTAACGGCTGGGGGTGCCGTTGCCGCGTGCGGACGTTGTCCGGCCATCGCCTGCAGCGCGAGGGCCTGCAGGTGGAAAGCAGCGCGGGCCGTATGGTCACCAGACAGCAGCAGGTCACAGACTCCCGCACCGGCGAGGTACATAACCGCGAAGTCACAGGATACCGCCTGCCCGGCACGGCAACCCGCAAAGGCGGCGAAGAAGCTGTTGCCTGGACAGACTTAGGCTTTTCGTACAACGCCGGTGCCGCCGGTATGGAACATATGCTGGCACAGGCAGTGCAAAAGCTTGAAGCCGCCAGCCACCCTGCAGCAGCCGCCACAGTGCGCCACCTGACAGCCGGACCGGCTTTTGCGCAATGGCAGGCCGCGCCGCAGGGCAGTTTTCCTGTTGCAAAGCTGGCACCGCACCACGCGGAACAGCTGGATACGGGCGCCACGGTTGCACGGCTTTCATCTGAGACATATGCAAAACAGCGTAGTCAGCATCCGGAACTGCAGCAGGCCGATTACGCCCGCATACAGGATGTGGTGGAGCGGGGAGAAGTTGTCCGGCAAAATCCGCAGAAACTGCTGTTCTTTATGGATGACCCGCAAGGGTATGTAACAGTGGTCAAAGCCACCCGCAAAAAAGACGAGCTGTATGTGGTCAGCTTCTGGCGGCTGAGCGCCGATGACGCAGGCAGGCAGCGCATTATCCGGCAGCTGCGGGCAAAGGATAAGGGCGGGAAAGAAGGCAGGTAAAAAAGGGAGCGGACGGTGGGGCCTGCCACCCGCAAACGCGGAAACCCCACAAAGCGCTCCGGACAAAAAAGCCCGTGCTACGGCAGGCAGAATATCACCGTGTCACATCCGCTCATCTGTATAGGGGAGAATAGCCATGATTGAAATCACGGTCAATCTGGACGCGTTAGAAAAGCAGCTCGCCAGACTGGCAGACCTGGGCCGCGACATGAGTCCCGTTACCATGCAGCTGGCCGGCATTCTGGCAGACGCCTCGGAACGGGCCTTTGCAGAAGAACGCGACCCCGTCAGCGGCGAAGCATGGCATCCGCTTTCGCCGGTCACCATAGGCCAACGCGCAAAAACAGGACATGAAGACAGCCCCATCCTGCAGGTGCGGGGCCTGCTGGCAGCCAGCATCCAGACAGCGTACGGCCCGGACTTCGCCGTGGCAGGCACCAACGAACCCCACGCCCGTACGCACCAGTTCGGCGCTCTGCGCGGTGCCCATGGCCGCACCGGGCGCGGCGGTCCTATACCATGGGGCACAGTTGTGCCCCGCCCGTTTCTGGGTATCGGGCCGGATGATGAAGAAGAAATTATGGGAGTGCTTCGTGACAATGTACGAAAAGCACTTGGCGGCGATTAGAGCGAAGATATTGCCGCTTGCGGACATCGGTCTGCAAACAGGCGGCTTCGCAAAATCTAACGCAGGGCTAACGCCCTTTGCCAAGGGATTATCCAGCGACAAAGAAAGTACTCCTACCTTCTGAACCCCTTCCACCTGTCCTGACCATCCGTGCCCCCGTATATCGGGGGCATGACGCATTTATCCACCAGACATACCGCATACCCTGCCGCCAGTCTTGCGGTGCCGCTGTCACAAGGCGGTGCCGGGCACTCTGATCTGCCGGAAATGCTATCGCAAAAAGAGCTGCCGGCGGGCTGCAACATCCAGTTGTTTCCGGAAGGCCGCTTTGCCGCGCGTGACGGCCGCCCTGCCACCATTACAGAAGGCAGGCTCACCCACTGGCAGATGGATGCCTCCATTGCCGAAGCCATCATCGCAGCCGCAGAGGCCCGCGAAACACCCATTGTCATAGATTACGAGCATCAGTCTCTGAACGCCCGTGCCAACGGGCAGCCCGCGCCCGCTTCCGGCTGGCTGCAGCGGCTTGTCTATGTGGCCGGCAAAGGTCTGTTCGCCTCCGTCAGCTGGACGGATAAGGCGCGCGGCTACATTGATGCCGGCGAATACAAATACATATCCCCGTACTTTTCTTTTGATCCCGAAACCGGCGCCGTGCTGGCGCTGATCAACGCGGCCCTGACCAACACCCCCGCGCTGGACGGCTTAGACGCCGTGGCGCTGGCGCTGGGCAATGTGCACGCGGCCTCTGCGCACGTACAGGCCGCACAGACAACAGAACAGGAGACAACCATGGATGAACTACTGGAACGCCTGCGCTGGATGCTCAACTTGCCGGTAACGGCAACAGCAGCCGACATCACGGCGCAGCTGGACAAGCTCAAAGACATGCTGGGGGCAAGCGATGCGGCAGCAGCGTCGGACCAGCCCGGGGGCACCCCCGTAAGCCTGCTGGACGTGTTGCAGCACAAAGACAGCCAGATTGCGGCGCTGACGCAGCAGGCCGCAACCCCTGACCCTGCCAGGTTTGCACCCGTAGCGGCCCTCACCGCATTGCAGCAGGCCAACGCGGCATTGAAAAACCGTGTTGCCGAGCTTGAAACCAGCAGCATTGAGAACGCGCTGAATGCGGAAATCGACGCCGCGCTCAGCGACGGAAGGCTGAACAAGGCTGTGGAGGGCTGGGCACGCGGCCTGGCCAAGGATGCCCCCGACACACTGCGTACCTTCCTGAGCAGCGCCGTGCCTGTGGCGGCCCTTGGGGCCATGCAGACCGGCGGCGTACCGCCCGCCGGTACGCAGGACTCCAGCGCGGCCCTGACGGCAGAAGAAGATTACGTCATCAACCAGCTCGGGATTACGCCCGAGGAATACCACGCCGCAAAAAGCGGTAAAGGAAACTAGCCATGGCCATTGTCACAAATGCTTTGCTTGCCAACCTGCGTACCGGCTTTGTCGCGGCCTACCAGCGCGGCCTGTCCAGAGCGCAGCCCATGTGGTCGCAGGTCGCAACGCGTATCCCCAGCAGCAACGCGCAAAACACCTACGGCTGGCTGGGGCAGTTTCCCAAGCTGCGTGAATGGGTGGGCGACCGTGTTTTCCGCAACATGAAGGAAGAAGGTTACGCCATTGTCAACAAGCTGTTTGAAGGCACTGTGGGCGTAACCCGCACCGCCATTGAGGACGACCAGCTGGGCATCTATACCCCGCTGTTTGAAGAGATGGGCTACGGGGCGGCCACGCATCCCGACGAGCTGGTTTTCGGCCTGCTGAAAAACGGTCACACAACCAACTGCTTTGACGGGCAGTCCTTCTTTGACACCGACCACCCCGTCTATGCCGAAGTGGACGGCACCGGTGCCGTTTCTCTGGTCAGCAACAATCTGGTGCCCGCAGCGGATGCCGGACCCGCCTGGTTCCTGCTCGATGTATCCCGCCCGCTCAAGCCGCTGATCTTTCAGGAACGTACCAAGCCCGAGCTGCAGGTCATTACCAACGCCGACAATGAACATGTCTTTATCAAAGACGAAATTCCTTACGGCGTGCGGTATCGCTGCAATGCCGGTTTCGGGTTCTGGCAGATGGCCGTACGCAGCCAGCATGCGCTTAACGCCGACAGCTTTGAGCAGGCTCTGCAAGCTCTGCAGACCATGAAGGCGGACGGCGGGCGGCCTCTGGGCCTCGGCACCGGCGGCAAAAACACGTTGCTGCTGGTCGTACCGTCCACCCTGAACGGCGCGGCCCGCAAAGTCATAGGCGTTTCCGAGCTGCCCGGCGGCGGCACCAACCCCTGGTACGATGCCGCAACTATCCGTTCCATCCCGTGGCTGCTGTAGGAGGACACATGCGGTATCTCGTACGCACTACTCAAGGTATAGGCCGTCGCTTTCGGGCCGGCCTGTGCTTTGGGCCTGAACCGGAAACGGTGGACGGCGATGCGCTGCAGCAAAGTCAGCTGCAGGCTCTGCAGAGTGACCCTTATCTGCAGGTTACTCCACTTGGCACAGCAGATGCCGGAAAAGAGGAAACAAAGGCCGCGGTGCCTGAACTGCCTCTTGATGTGGTGCCCGAAGCAGAACCTGAACCCGAAGCGGAGAAAGCTGCTTCCGGGAAGAAATCGGGGAAAAACAAAAAGTAATGTCATATGCCACCATTGACCATCTGATAGCAGCGTTCGGGCTGGACGAGGTGATAGCCGTCACTGATCGCGCCCAGTCAGGAGAACCGGATACCGCTGTTGCGCTGGGGGCCTTGGAGGAGGCCTCCAGCGAAGCGGACAGCTATCTGTCTGTGCGCTATGCGCTGCCGCTGCAGGCTGTTCCGCCGGTGCTGCGTACTGCGGTATGCGACATCGCGCTGTACAGGCTTACCGGCGGCCCCGCCACCCAGACCGAGGTCATAGCCACCCGCTACAAGGCTGCGGTGGCGTGGCTGCGCGATGTTGCCTCAGGCAGGGCTTCACTGCCCGAGGTCACCCCGCCGGAGCAGGAACAGGCAGACGGCGTGGACATATACACGGGCACGCGCGGCTGGCTGGCCTGACGCTACAGGAGCAACCATGCAGACAACCATTGCCGCCATAGAAGATGCAATAGCGGGCCGTATCAGTCAGGCTGCTCTGCCGTACCTGCGTACGGTCGGCACCTACGGCGGCCAGCTGGACGGTGTGGCCTCTCATATCGTGCAGGCTCTGCCGGCCATATGGGTGGCGTTTCAGGGTGCCGGGCAACCGGCACCGGCAGGCACTTCGCATGATGTATGGCATGTGCCCGCCACGTGGGTTGTGCTGGCCGTCTCGCGCTCGTTGCGCGGCGAAGCCGCCGGACGCAAGGGCGACGGTGCAACCCCCGGCACGTATCAGATGCTGCACGACGTAACGGCGTTGCTTCTGGGGCAGGACTTTGAAGACCAGGGGCTGGAGATATCACCGCTCCGGCCGG is a window of Oleidesulfovibrio alaskensis DSM 16109 DNA encoding:
- a CDS encoding helix-turn-helix domain-containing protein, with protein sequence MIGNAHAATGAGIHRQPYRIREFLDARGLSMTDVARQVGVSPQAVAATVRGRRNHRKVLKALLEMGCPADVLSLPADLQQRSVA
- a CDS encoding DNA-binding protein, with product MTMYKDAYTTKELIAHLNLSQAKGVLAKAKREGWQSRPRKGRGGGNEWLVESMPKATRRAIAAGLLRMQDPDSGRVPAVPDAAGTGRRAGIASRLGNLSGLSKRQREVATARLAFVREVHRLMGVVGKEAAIQSLVSAAADGSLALHLQQLVSVANDKTGNGKAKRGISRRRLYAWCSDYERGGEEALAPKHRQPDYTVPDWAPLFLSFFQQPQKPSMVQAHKDLLAAYESGKLTGKAPSLDAVRRWAKKVALPELSRGRKTGNALLSMAPCKRRSTTHMLPTDCYTADGTTFDAEVRNPLNGRPFKPEVTLVLDVATRRCVGISLSMSENMQSVLDALRMACMFGGIPAMFYADNGPGYDNLQLSTEGTGILTRLGIERAASLPGRPQGKGLMERAVGTICEPVAKRLPSCTHSDMDKDAAKKVYKITREALKRKVQTAFLPSWEDFKELMLERVVEYNATPHRALPKITDETGRRRHMSPDECWEHHVQNGFEPVRVPEDMKDELEDTCVRRDDYSSMRAEVMSRLERMDAKLDRLIERDGARNAR
- the terL gene encoding phage terminase large subunit, which encodes MAHAEETRRAVRSAYIYDQLPLERAAVAGGVPASTAARWKRKAKAEGDDWDKARLACALMSGATGGVESVTRQMLADYLVQHKALIDQLRDDTDSELSAAQKADILASLADSFNKTVSACRKVMPETNELAIALEVPAIIEAVTGIKLAVAAPRGEAKSTYVALFFVLWCVVTQRKHYILLIADALTQAAALLEAVKVELEANPRLAMDFAEACGRGRVWNEATTVTAGNIKLQALGAGKRMRGLRHGPYRPDLAILDDLENDENVQKPEQRDKLQGWLQRTVLSLGPADDSMDVIYVGTILHYDSVLARTMKKPMWRSKAFRAIVTWPERMDLWDKWENLLQAEGQESADRFYNENTQAMQRGAVVSWPAMRPLYKLMLKRAEDHSAFDAEQQNDPLSSDSAPFAACIAFWVDRRSDWLLFGAVDPSLGKHGAGRDPSAILVGGFNRASMTLDVVEALIRKRHPDRIIEDIIAIHLQYRCLMWAVEAVQFQEFFAHVLTQRAAERGIPLPVRPITNSTDKLLRIETLQPYMAQGRIRVHSSQNTLIDQLRHFPKADHDDGPDALEMLWRLASGGFVSLRDAFEAVPQANAFRGMSDIEEDSRGFF
- a CDS encoding DUF935 domain-containing protein — translated: MVSFNDLMQAARGFVRSALAKGLQQTDGYSAVGTLEVLNKWANLTHGLTPARLRTILQSADEGEILEQHKLFADMEDRCDHLAAELSKRKRALLTLDWDIQPGRAGDAKAERVAEAVKEQFEALSNVEDLMLDMADAIGHGFAALEIEWGREGSLHLPQAFHFRPQTWFQTHPNNLNSLRLRDGTSEGAELLPFGWVLHVHRSRSGWLPRAGLFRVLAWSFLLREYALSAHAAYVDVHGLPFRLGKYPPGSSKEDKAALRRALQYLGRDASGIIPQGMEILFETPANSSHDHFGALADRCERGMSKAILGGTLTSQADGKTSTNALGNVHNEIRHDLLISDALQLAGTLTRQVLAPLAILNSGVNDPRLLPWFRFDTREAEDLTQYADALPKLAAVMRIPASWVHEKLKIPVAGKDEDILMPVAPAASPAVPAALAALSAVAAPAGGDAYPDQTAVDAVPVPDKELHKAMEAMLAPLMDEVRQGADPADLLGRLGELYPQMDGGQLEDLLARALFVAEVWGSLSASDEQRPDS
- a CDS encoding phage minor head protein, giving the protein MPQPVNLSYAIGLPPADAIAYFESKGYAVTANWHEMWQQAHARAFTVAGVAKLDVLEDIRNALAVKLREGKSERWFMQQLEPVLRKKGWWGKRLEQGADGTPRVVRMGSPARLRLIFRQNVQTAYMAGRYRQQRQNAAARPYWQYVAVLDAKTRPAHSALHGRVFAHDDAFWGSHYPPNGWGCRCRVRTLSGHRLQREGLQVESSAGRMVTRQQQVTDSRTGEVHNREVTGYRLPGTATRKGGEEAVAWTDLGFSYNAGAAGMEHMLAQAVQKLEAASHPAAAATVRHLTAGPAFAQWQAAPQGSFPVAKLAPHHAEQLDTGATVARLSSETYAKQRSQHPELQQADYARIQDVVERGEVVRQNPQKLLFFMDDPQGYVTVVKATRKKDELYVVSFWRLSADDAGRQRIIRQLRAKDKGGKEGR
- a CDS encoding phage virion morphogenesis protein, with translation MIEITVNLDALEKQLARLADLGRDMSPVTMQLAGILADASERAFAEERDPVSGEAWHPLSPVTIGQRAKTGHEDSPILQVRGLLAASIQTAYGPDFAVAGTNEPHARTHQFGALRGAHGRTGRGGPIPWGTVVPRPFLGIGPDDEEEIMGVLRDNVRKALGGD
- a CDS encoding phage protease, whose product is MTHLSTRHTAYPAASLAVPLSQGGAGHSDLPEMLSQKELPAGCNIQLFPEGRFAARDGRPATITEGRLTHWQMDASIAEAIIAAAEARETPIVIDYEHQSLNARANGQPAPASGWLQRLVYVAGKGLFASVSWTDKARGYIDAGEYKYISPYFSFDPETGAVLALINAALTNTPALDGLDAVALALGNVHAASAHVQAAQTTEQETTMDELLERLRWMLNLPVTATAADITAQLDKLKDMLGASDAAAASDQPGGTPVSLLDVLQHKDSQIAALTQQAATPDPARFAPVAALTALQQANAALKNRVAELETSSIENALNAEIDAALSDGRLNKAVEGWARGLAKDAPDTLRTFLSSAVPVAALGAMQTGGVPPAGTQDSSAALTAEEDYVINQLGITPEEYHAAKSGKGN
- a CDS encoding Mu-like prophage major head subunit gpT family protein, translated to MAIVTNALLANLRTGFVAAYQRGLSRAQPMWSQVATRIPSSNAQNTYGWLGQFPKLREWVGDRVFRNMKEEGYAIVNKLFEGTVGVTRTAIEDDQLGIYTPLFEEMGYGAATHPDELVFGLLKNGHTTNCFDGQSFFDTDHPVYAEVDGTGAVSLVSNNLVPAADAGPAWFLLDVSRPLKPLIFQERTKPELQVITNADNEHVFIKDEIPYGVRYRCNAGFGFWQMAVRSQHALNADSFEQALQALQTMKADGGRPLGLGTGGKNTLLLVVPSTLNGAARKVIGVSELPGGGTNPWYDAATIRSIPWLL
- a CDS encoding gp436 family protein, with product MSYATIDHLIAAFGLDEVIAVTDRAQSGEPDTAVALGALEEASSEADSYLSVRYALPLQAVPPVLRTAVCDIALYRLTGGPATQTEVIATRYKAAVAWLRDVASGRASLPEVTPPEQEQADGVDIYTGTRGWLA
- a CDS encoding DUF1834 family protein; the encoded protein is MQTTIAAIEDAIAGRISQAALPYLRTVGTYGGQLDGVASHIVQALPAIWVAFQGAGQPAPAGTSHDVWHVPATWVVLAVSRSLRGEAAGRKGDGATPGTYQMLHDVTALLLGQDFEDQGLEISPLRPGRVRSLFNGRLQSSAISVYSQEWHTRYALRAPLQPLAPDGEGTPPHDLCGIDLRYHLHPDDGRADASDSVTFQQE